A region from the Saccharomonospora azurea NA-128 genome encodes:
- a CDS encoding response regulator transcription factor yields the protein MTRVLIVEDEESFADPLAFLLRKEGFTAAVATDGKQALEEFDRTGADIVLLDLMLPGMSGTDVCKQLRQRSSVPVIMVTARDSEIDKVVGLELGADDYVTKPYSARELIARVRAVLRRGGEPAGDGQQAEPVLSAGPVRMDVERHVVTVDGTEVSLPLKEFDLLEYLLRNVGRVLTRSQLIDRVWGVDYVGDTKTLDVHVKRLRSKIEPDPGSPRHLVTVRGLGYKFEA from the coding sequence GTGACCAGGGTGTTGATCGTCGAGGACGAGGAGTCGTTCGCCGACCCGCTGGCCTTCCTGCTGCGGAAGGAGGGGTTCACCGCGGCGGTCGCCACCGACGGCAAGCAGGCCCTGGAGGAGTTCGACCGCACCGGCGCCGACATCGTCCTGCTCGACCTCATGCTGCCCGGCATGAGCGGTACCGACGTGTGCAAGCAGCTGCGGCAGCGCTCCAGCGTCCCGGTGATCATGGTGACGGCGCGGGACAGCGAGATCGACAAGGTCGTGGGCTTGGAGCTGGGCGCCGACGACTACGTGACGAAGCCGTACTCGGCGCGCGAGCTCATCGCCCGCGTGCGGGCGGTGCTCCGGCGGGGCGGGGAGCCGGCGGGCGACGGCCAGCAGGCCGAGCCCGTGCTGAGCGCCGGCCCCGTGCGCATGGACGTCGAGCGGCACGTGGTGACGGTGGACGGCACCGAGGTGTCGCTGCCGCTCAAGGAGTTCGACCTGCTGGAGTACCTGCTGCGCAACGTCGGCCGCGTGCTCACGCGCAGCCAGCTCATCGACCGGGTGTGGGGAGTCGACTACGTGGGCGACACCAAGACCCTCGACGTCCATGTCAAGCGTCTGCGGTCGAAGATCGAGCCCGACCCCGGTTCGCCGCGGCATCTGGTCACCGTTCGTGGGTTGGGCTATAAATTCGAAGCCTGA
- a CDS encoding class I SAM-dependent methyltransferase — MARALKPVGTPTRGTTNPNRLRRIDRWMTWDPLVRGALLRAADPLVVDLGYGASPVTTVELAQRLSTVRADVRVLGLELDPERVAAGRLVATPPRLDFRRGGFELAGTRPVVVRAFNVLRQYSEADVVPSWDAMLAGIAPGGVLVEGTCDEIGRLCTWVTVTHDGPRTLTFSCRTASLERPSTLAERLPKALIHHNVAGEPVHALLSGLDACWAAAAPYGAFGPRARWTEAVRALAAQGWPVLGRPRRWRLGELTVPWHTVSPARPGDRDRSP; from the coding sequence ATGGCTCGCGCGCTGAAACCCGTCGGCACACCGACGAGAGGTACGACCAATCCCAACCGGCTCCGCAGGATCGACCGCTGGATGACATGGGACCCGCTGGTCCGCGGCGCGCTGCTGCGGGCGGCCGACCCGCTCGTGGTCGATCTCGGCTACGGCGCCTCACCCGTCACCACGGTGGAACTCGCGCAGCGCCTGTCGACCGTGCGCGCCGACGTCCGCGTGCTGGGGCTCGAACTCGACCCCGAACGCGTGGCCGCGGGCAGGCTCGTCGCCACTCCCCCGCGGCTGGACTTCCGGCGGGGCGGCTTCGAACTCGCCGGCACCCGGCCCGTCGTCGTGCGGGCCTTCAACGTGCTCCGGCAGTACTCGGAGGCCGACGTGGTGCCGTCGTGGGACGCCATGCTGGCCGGCATCGCCCCCGGCGGCGTGCTCGTGGAGGGCACGTGCGACGAGATCGGCCGGTTGTGCACGTGGGTCACGGTGACGCACGACGGCCCCCGCACCCTCACGTTCTCCTGCCGCACCGCGAGCCTCGAACGGCCGTCCACGTTGGCCGAGCGGCTGCCCAAAGCGCTCATCCACCACAACGTCGCGGGCGAGCCGGTGCACGCCCTGCTGTCCGGCCTGGACGCCTGCTGGGCCGCGGCGGCCCCGTACGGCGCGTTCGGCCCCCGAGCTCGCTGGACCGAGGCCGTGCGCGCGCTCGCCGCCCAGGGCTGGCCGGTGCTCGGCAGGCCCCGCCGTTGGCGACTCGGCGAGCTCACCGTGCCCTGGCACACGGTGTCCCCGGCCCGGCCGGGCGATCGTGACCGCTCACCGTGA
- a CDS encoding SDR family NAD(P)-dependent oxidoreductase, whose protein sequence is MNTRTAVITGASAGIGEAAARALAAAGFHVVLGARRLERLRPLAEELSGTALPLDVTDADSVAAFADQVTECHVLVNNAGGAKGLERVEDADEEHWRWMWETNVLGTMRVTKALLPTLLASGDGHVITVTSIAGHEVYDGGAGYTSAKHAQSALHRTLRSEHLGDPLRVTEIIPGMVETEFSLVRFDGDSERAAKVYEGLTPLTAQDVAEVIAFAATRPPHVNLDQIVVKPRAQYNGSRAHRQ, encoded by the coding sequence ATGAACACCCGAACGGCAGTCATCACAGGAGCCAGTGCCGGGATCGGCGAGGCCGCCGCGCGTGCCCTCGCCGCCGCCGGCTTCCACGTCGTCCTCGGCGCCCGCCGCCTCGAACGGCTGCGTCCGCTCGCCGAGGAGCTGTCGGGCACCGCACTCCCCCTCGACGTCACCGACGCCGACTCCGTTGCCGCGTTCGCGGACCAGGTGACGGAGTGCCACGTGCTGGTGAACAACGCGGGTGGCGCGAAGGGCCTCGAACGCGTGGAGGACGCCGACGAGGAGCACTGGCGGTGGATGTGGGAGACCAATGTGCTGGGCACCATGCGGGTGACCAAGGCGTTGCTGCCGACGCTGCTCGCGTCCGGCGACGGCCACGTCATCACCGTGACGTCCATCGCGGGTCACGAGGTCTACGACGGCGGCGCGGGCTACACGTCGGCCAAACACGCCCAGTCGGCCCTGCACCGGACCCTGCGCTCGGAGCACCTCGGTGACCCGTTGCGGGTCACCGAGATCATCCCGGGGATGGTGGAGACGGAGTTCTCCCTCGTGCGGTTCGACGGCGACAGCGAGCGTGCGGCCAAGGTCTACGAGGGCCTGACGCCGTTGACGGCGCAGGACGTCGCCGAGGTCATCGCGTTCGCCGCGACCCGCCCGCCGCACGTGAACCTCGACCAGATCGTCGTGAAGCCGCGGGCGCAGTACAACGGCAGCCGCGCGCACCGGCAGTGA
- a CDS encoding DUF2505 domain-containing protein — protein sequence MATRIEHRATFAHSVADAYAAQTDAEALRARLRQVGGERSELRDHEVTEHGARYTLVQGIPADKLPSLIRTLRSGDLSVQRRHVWTREGDSDRATGTITVEVADIPGRITADVELAPGGTGSVQTTRGEVSVPVPLVGGKIERFVVDQVTQLLESEARATEQWLAR from the coding sequence ATGGCGACCCGTATCGAGCACCGGGCGACGTTCGCGCACAGCGTCGCCGACGCCTACGCAGCCCAGACCGACGCGGAGGCGCTGCGTGCCCGTCTGAGGCAGGTCGGCGGCGAGAGGTCGGAGCTACGCGACCACGAGGTGACCGAACACGGTGCCCGGTACACGCTCGTGCAGGGCATCCCGGCGGACAAGCTGCCGTCCCTCATCCGCACCCTGCGATCGGGTGATCTGAGCGTGCAACGCCGGCATGTCTGGACCCGCGAGGGCGATAGTGATCGTGCCACCGGGACCATCACCGTCGAGGTGGCCGACATCCCCGGCCGGATCACCGCCGACGTCGAGCTCGCGCCCGGCGGCACCGGCTCCGTCCAGACCACGCGCGGCGAGGTGTCGGTGCCGGTGCCCCTGGTCGGCGGCAAGATCGAGAGATTCGTGGTCGACCAGGTCACGCAACTGCTGGAGTCCGAGGCCCGCGCCACGGAGCAATGGCTCGCGCGCTGA
- a CDS encoding Ppx/GppA phosphatase family protein — MRLGVLDVGSNTVHLLVVDAHRGAHPTPMHSEKTVLRLVERIDASGELDKKAADELVLAVADARDAAGRLGCEEVMSFATSAIRDAVNAAEVLQRVADETGIELRVVSGEQEAALTFLAVRRWFGWSAGRLLVLDVGGGSLEIAMGVDEDPELAVSLPLGAGRITRTRFANDPPTRSEVISTMAWLDDRLADLADQVGSVGVPDRVVATSKTFRTLARLTGAAPSSAGPRVSRVLTHAGLRQLIAFISRMSSDDLAQLEGVSPSRAHQLVAGALVAESTMRALSLESLEICPWALREGVILQRLDHSDGTQQTLLTGRRRDA; from the coding sequence GTGCGCCTAGGGGTACTCGACGTCGGGTCGAACACGGTCCATCTGTTGGTGGTGGACGCGCATCGTGGTGCCCACCCGACGCCGATGCACTCCGAGAAGACGGTGTTGCGCCTGGTCGAGCGGATCGACGCGAGCGGCGAGTTGGACAAGAAGGCGGCGGACGAGCTGGTGCTCGCGGTCGCCGACGCGCGCGACGCGGCCGGGCGGCTCGGCTGTGAGGAGGTCATGTCGTTCGCGACGTCGGCGATCAGGGACGCGGTCAACGCCGCCGAGGTGTTGCAGCGGGTCGCCGACGAGACGGGCATCGAGCTCCGCGTGGTGTCGGGTGAGCAGGAAGCGGCGTTGACGTTCCTCGCCGTGCGGCGGTGGTTCGGGTGGTCGGCCGGAAGGCTTCTGGTGCTCGACGTCGGTGGCGGCTCGTTGGAGATCGCGATGGGGGTCGACGAGGACCCGGAACTGGCCGTGTCGCTGCCCCTCGGTGCCGGACGTATCACGCGCACGCGGTTCGCGAACGACCCGCCGACCCGCTCCGAGGTGATCTCCACCATGGCGTGGCTCGACGACCGGCTCGCGGACCTCGCCGACCAGGTCGGCAGTGTCGGTGTGCCCGACCGGGTGGTGGCCACCTCGAAGACGTTCCGGACGCTGGCCCGGTTGACGGGTGCGGCGCCGTCGTCGGCGGGACCCCGGGTGAGCCGCGTGCTCACCCACGCGGGACTTCGCCAGCTCATCGCGTTCATCTCGCGGATGTCGTCGGACGACCTGGCGCAGCTGGAGGGCGTGAGTCCCAGCCGGGCCCACCAACTCGTCGCGGGCGCACTCGTGGCGGAGAGCACGATGCGGGCGTTGTCCCTCGAATCCTTGGAAATCTGTCCGTGGGCTCTTCGGGAGGGTGTCATCCTGCAACGGTTGGACCACTCCGACGGCACACAACAGACTCTGCTGACCGGCCGGAGGCGGGACGCATGA
- a CDS encoding phosphoglyceromutase, with the protein MAELGTLVLLRHGQSTWNAENLFTGWVDVPLSEQGETEARRGGELLVEANLLPDVVHTSLLRRAISTANIALDAADRHWIDVRRDWRLNERHYGALQGKDKKQTLEQFGEEQFMLWRRSYDTPPPPIEADSEYSQEGDPRYAGLGDAMPRTECLKDVVARLLPYWESAIVPDLRAGRTVLVAAHGNSLRALVKHLDGISDDDIAGLNIPTGIPLRYDLRDVDGDLRPTNPGGTYLDPEEAKRAAAAVASQGR; encoded by the coding sequence ATGGCCGAACTTGGAACCCTGGTGCTGCTGCGACACGGGCAGAGCACGTGGAATGCGGAGAACCTGTTCACAGGCTGGGTCGACGTCCCGCTGTCCGAGCAGGGGGAGACGGAAGCGCGACGCGGTGGTGAACTCCTCGTCGAGGCGAACCTGCTCCCGGACGTCGTCCACACGTCCCTGCTGCGGCGTGCGATCTCGACGGCGAACATCGCCCTCGACGCCGCCGACCGCCACTGGATCGACGTACGCCGGGACTGGCGGCTCAACGAGCGCCACTACGGCGCGCTCCAGGGCAAGGACAAGAAGCAGACGCTGGAGCAGTTCGGCGAGGAGCAGTTCATGCTGTGGCGGCGCTCGTACGACACCCCGCCGCCGCCCATCGAGGCCGACAGCGAGTACAGCCAGGAAGGCGACCCCCGCTACGCCGGACTCGGTGACGCGATGCCGCGGACGGAGTGCCTCAAGGACGTGGTGGCGCGGCTGCTGCCGTACTGGGAGTCGGCGATCGTCCCCGACCTCCGGGCGGGGCGCACGGTGCTGGTGGCCGCGCACGGCAACTCGCTGCGCGCGCTCGTGAAGCACCTCGACGGCATCTCCGACGACGACATCGCCGGGCTCAACATCCCGACGGGCATCCCGCTGCGCTACGACCTGCGCGACGTCGACGGCGACCTTCGGCCGACGAACCCGGGCGGCACCTACCTCGATCCCGAGGAGGCGAAGCGGGCCGCCGCGGCGGTCGCGAGCCAGGGCCGCTGA
- the purU gene encoding formyltetrahydrofolate deformylase, with product MQERQYVITFGCPDRRGIVSRISSFLAEIGGWIVEAAYHTDPDTGWFFTRQAVRADSVPFDVDELRARFDGVARSLGSETDWRVDDTGERRRVVILVSKDGHCLYDLLGRVASGELDADVRAVIGNHETLADITRAHGIPFHHVPFDGDNAAAFAEIAKLVDEHDPHAVVLARFMRILPPELCEAWSGRAINIHHSFLPSFIGARPYHQAYARGVKLVGATCHYVTADLDAGPIIEQDVIRVDHRDTVADMVRKGRDIEKVTLARGLRWHLESRVLVHGNRTVVF from the coding sequence GTGCAGGAACGCCAGTACGTCATCACCTTCGGCTGCCCGGACCGCAGAGGGATCGTGTCCCGGATCTCCTCCTTCCTCGCCGAGATCGGAGGGTGGATCGTCGAGGCCGCCTACCACACCGACCCGGACACGGGCTGGTTCTTCACACGCCAGGCGGTGCGGGCCGACTCGGTTCCCTTCGACGTCGACGAGCTCCGCGCCCGGTTCGACGGCGTGGCCCGCTCACTCGGATCGGAGACCGACTGGCGGGTCGACGACACCGGCGAACGCCGCCGCGTGGTGATCCTGGTGTCGAAGGACGGCCACTGCCTGTACGACCTGCTGGGTCGCGTGGCCTCCGGCGAACTCGACGCCGACGTGCGGGCCGTGATCGGCAATCACGAGACGCTCGCCGACATCACCCGGGCCCACGGCATCCCGTTCCACCACGTGCCGTTCGACGGCGACAACGCCGCGGCGTTCGCGGAGATCGCGAAGCTCGTCGACGAGCACGATCCGCACGCGGTGGTGCTCGCGCGGTTCATGCGCATCCTGCCGCCCGAGCTGTGCGAGGCGTGGAGCGGCCGGGCGATCAACATCCACCACAGCTTCCTGCCGTCGTTCATCGGCGCCCGCCCCTACCACCAGGCCTACGCGCGCGGCGTCAAGCTGGTGGGCGCGACCTGCCACTACGTGACGGCGGACCTCGACGCGGGGCCGATCATCGAGCAGGACGTCATCCGGGTCGACCACCGCGACACCGTGGCCGACATGGTGCGCAAGGGCCGCGACATCGAGAAGGTCACGCTCGCACGCGGCCTGCGCTGGCACCTAGAGAGCCGCGTGCTCGTGCACGGCAACCGGACCGTCGTCTTCTGA
- a CDS encoding alpha/beta fold hydrolase yields MRSEVVGASGVRIGVRVGGQRRAPAIVFVHGWAQSARVWDTQFADPELSRFHLLAPDLRGHGSSEVPEGGYDDPAAWADDLAAVLDLAGGDAVVVGWSYGGLVIADYLRTHGTRGLAGLVFVGAITEIGKGRPGGRVGPAMAGALPAALSDDVDVALPALTALGEGMAAQPVPGEVEQALLGTSLAVPPRVRRALFRRDIGSADALSAVDVPALVLHGTDDAVVDVTAGEYTAGKIEGASTRWWSGVGHLPFVESAREFDTTLRGFAEQAFDDAEGNLGRAER; encoded by the coding sequence ATGAGGTCGGAAGTCGTCGGTGCGTCAGGGGTCCGGATCGGAGTGCGTGTCGGCGGCCAACGCCGGGCGCCCGCGATCGTGTTCGTCCACGGCTGGGCGCAGTCGGCCCGCGTCTGGGACACGCAGTTCGCCGACCCGGAGCTCTCCCGGTTCCACCTGCTCGCCCCCGACCTGCGAGGCCACGGCAGTTCCGAGGTTCCCGAGGGCGGATACGACGACCCGGCCGCGTGGGCGGACGACCTCGCGGCGGTGCTCGACCTGGCCGGTGGCGACGCGGTGGTGGTGGGCTGGTCCTACGGCGGTCTGGTCATCGCCGACTACCTGCGCACCCACGGCACGCGCGGGCTGGCGGGCCTCGTCTTCGTCGGCGCGATCACCGAGATCGGCAAGGGCCGTCCCGGTGGACGGGTGGGCCCGGCGATGGCGGGTGCGCTGCCCGCCGCGCTGTCCGACGACGTCGACGTCGCTCTCCCCGCACTGACGGCGCTGGGTGAGGGCATGGCCGCGCAGCCCGTGCCCGGCGAGGTCGAGCAGGCGTTGCTCGGCACGAGCCTGGCCGTGCCGCCGCGCGTCCGTCGGGCGCTGTTCCGGCGGGACATCGGCAGCGCGGACGCCCTCTCCGCCGTCGACGTCCCGGCGCTGGTGCTGCACGGCACCGACGACGCCGTCGTGGACGTCACCGCCGGCGAGTACACCGCCGGGAAGATTGAGGGGGCGTCGACGCGTTGGTGGTCAGGGGTGGGCCATCTTCCGTTCGTCGAGTCCGCGCGCGAGTTCGACACCACACTGCGGGGGTTCGCCGAACAGGCCTTCGACGACGCTGAAGGCAATCTCGGCCGAGCAGAAAGGTGA
- a CDS encoding UDP-N-acetylmuramate dehydrogenase → MSSVETVGPSNLSEHTTLRLGGPARRVVVAETTDDLVAHVRKLDEAGEPVLLVGGGSNLVVGDAGFDGTVVRIAATGWSDDFRTVAAGQDWDAYVGATVEAGLGGLECLSGIPGCAGATPIQNVGAYGCETSQVLESLELYDRRARQVRTVAAEELGFAYRTSVLKGTDSGVVLSVRFRLSEDGLSAPVRYAELARTLGVEIGARVPAKEVREAVLALRRGKGMVLDPHDHDTWSAGSFFTNPIVAEDDVADVLARIGDVVGTEAAVPRYPADGGIKLSAAWLIERAGFAKGHAGPGGRVSLSTKHTLALTNRGGATTADLLALAREVRDGVHERFGVELRPEPLLVNCEL, encoded by the coding sequence GTGAGCAGTGTCGAAACGGTCGGCCCGAGCAACCTGTCCGAGCACACCACCCTGAGGCTCGGTGGGCCCGCGCGGCGTGTCGTCGTGGCCGAGACCACCGACGACCTCGTGGCCCACGTGCGCAAGCTCGACGAGGCGGGTGAGCCCGTCCTGCTGGTGGGCGGTGGCTCCAACCTCGTCGTGGGCGACGCCGGGTTCGACGGCACCGTCGTGCGCATCGCCGCCACCGGGTGGAGCGACGACTTCCGCACGGTCGCGGCGGGGCAGGACTGGGACGCCTACGTGGGCGCCACGGTGGAGGCCGGTCTCGGCGGCCTGGAATGCCTCTCCGGCATCCCCGGCTGCGCGGGGGCCACGCCGATCCAGAACGTCGGCGCGTACGGCTGCGAGACCAGCCAGGTGCTGGAGTCGCTGGAGTTGTACGACCGCCGTGCCCGGCAGGTACGGACCGTCGCCGCCGAGGAACTCGGGTTCGCCTACCGCACCAGCGTGCTCAAGGGCACGGACTCGGGTGTGGTGCTGTCGGTGCGCTTCCGCCTGTCGGAGGACGGACTCTCCGCGCCCGTCCGCTACGCCGAGCTCGCGCGCACGCTCGGTGTGGAGATCGGGGCCAGGGTTCCCGCGAAGGAGGTCCGCGAGGCGGTGCTCGCGCTGCGGCGCGGCAAGGGCATGGTGCTCGACCCGCACGACCACGACACGTGGAGCGCGGGCTCGTTCTTCACCAACCCCATCGTGGCCGAGGACGACGTCGCCGACGTGCTCGCCCGGATCGGCGACGTGGTGGGGACCGAGGCCGCGGTGCCCCGCTACCCGGCCGACGGCGGCATCAAGCTGTCCGCCGCCTGGCTCATCGAACGCGCCGGGTTCGCGAAGGGCCACGCCGGGCCGGGCGGTCGCGTGTCGCTCTCGACGAAGCACACGCTCGCGCTCACCAACAGGGGTGGGGCCACGACCGCCGACCTGCTGGCGCTCGCGCGCGAGGTGCGCGACGGCGTCCACGAGCGGTTCGGTGTCGAGCTGCGGCCCGAACCCCTGCTGGTGAACTGCGAGCTCTGA
- a CDS encoding sensor histidine kinase produces MTAPATFALAIAASVIGLLVGIALGRSGFARRRSGARGPTAAELLDRFVRSSNNGVLILNRFGDLVLHNRRAEALGLVRANQADVRARKAAEQVAGTEEPTEIDLSPLAARSRGPAAVLGEVRPLGDGFTVVEAVDHSEAVRLEATRRDFVANVSHELKTPVGAMALLAEAVLDAADDPEEVRRFSEKILRESTRLGRLVTELIALSRLQGAEKLPELTVVDVDAVVAEALSRTRLAAESADIEITTDSVSDLRMVGDHTLLVTALSNLLDNAVAYSTAGSPVSISRTLVDGAVEISVTDRGIGIAEADQKRVFERFYRADKARSRATGGTGLGLAIVKHVAANHGGDVRLWSSPGVGSTFTLRIPAHLTDEAPGNGTPRTHSADDVRLSTSAELRTRDEQAVPAVAQESLGTGGTS; encoded by the coding sequence GTGACGGCGCCCGCTACGTTCGCGCTGGCCATCGCCGCGTCGGTGATCGGCCTCCTCGTCGGTATCGCCCTTGGCCGCTCCGGGTTCGCCCGCAGGAGATCGGGTGCCCGCGGTCCCACGGCCGCCGAGCTGCTCGATCGGTTCGTCCGGTCCTCCAACAACGGCGTGCTGATCCTCAACCGCTTCGGTGACCTCGTGCTGCACAACCGGCGCGCCGAGGCGCTCGGCCTCGTACGGGCCAACCAGGCCGACGTCAGGGCCCGCAAGGCCGCGGAGCAGGTGGCCGGGACCGAGGAACCGACCGAGATCGACCTGTCCCCGCTCGCGGCGCGCAGCCGGGGACCCGCGGCGGTGCTCGGCGAGGTGCGCCCGCTCGGCGACGGCTTCACCGTCGTGGAAGCCGTGGACCACTCCGAGGCGGTGCGCCTGGAGGCGACCCGGCGGGACTTCGTGGCCAACGTCAGCCACGAGTTGAAGACTCCCGTCGGGGCCATGGCCCTGCTCGCCGAAGCGGTGCTCGACGCGGCCGACGACCCCGAGGAAGTCCGGCGGTTCAGCGAGAAGATCCTCCGCGAGTCGACCCGGCTGGGCAGGCTCGTGACCGAGCTGATCGCGCTCTCGCGGCTGCAGGGCGCCGAGAAGCTGCCCGAGCTCACCGTGGTGGACGTGGACGCGGTGGTGGCCGAGGCGCTCAGCCGCACCCGGCTCGCCGCCGAATCGGCCGACATCGAGATCACCACCGACAGCGTGAGCGACCTGCGCATGGTGGGCGACCACACGCTGCTCGTCACGGCGCTGTCGAACCTGCTGGACAACGCCGTGGCCTACTCGACGGCGGGCAGTCCCGTCTCGATCAGCCGCACACTGGTCGACGGCGCCGTCGAGATCTCCGTCACCGACCGCGGCATCGGGATCGCCGAGGCCGACCAGAAACGCGTGTTCGAACGCTTCTACCGCGCGGACAAGGCCCGGTCCCGAGCCACCGGCGGCACGGGCCTCGGCCTGGCGATCGTGAAGCACGTCGCCGCCAACCACGGTGGCGACGTCCGGTTGTGGAGCAGCCCGGGCGTCGGGTCGACGTTCACGCTGCGCATTCCGGCCCACCTCACCGACGAGGCTCCCGGGAACGGGACGCCCCGGACTCACTCGGCCGACGACGTCCGACTCAGCACATCGGCAGAGCTCCGCACCCGCGACGAGCAGGCCGTGCCCGCCGTCGCGCAGGAGAGCCTTGGAACAGGAGGAACGTCGTGA
- a CDS encoding type III secretion system chaperone family protein, whose translation MSTGSEHSRVDELIRSTVDAAGLDYHRRRAGVYFVTLPGTKKLQTNCWLIAREHSLAVEAFVCRRPDEAHEDVYRFLLRRNAKLYGVHYTIDSVGDIYLVGRFGLDTVTEPELDKVLGQVLEAADGDFNTLLEIGFATSIRREWDWRVSRGESLANLKAFEHLVRPEQEHTPGSLTSD comes from the coding sequence GTGAGCACCGGCTCCGAACACTCGCGGGTGGACGAACTGATCCGGTCGACGGTCGACGCGGCGGGTCTGGACTACCACCGCCGCCGCGCGGGTGTGTATTTCGTCACCCTGCCCGGCACCAAGAAGCTCCAGACCAACTGCTGGCTCATCGCGAGGGAACACTCGCTGGCCGTCGAGGCGTTCGTGTGCCGGCGGCCGGACGAGGCGCACGAGGACGTCTACCGGTTCCTGTTGCGCCGCAACGCGAAGCTTTACGGGGTGCACTACACCATCGACTCGGTCGGCGACATCTACCTCGTCGGCCGGTTCGGTCTGGACACCGTGACCGAGCCGGAGCTCGACAAGGTGCTGGGGCAGGTCCTCGAAGCGGCAGACGGCGATTTCAACACGCTGCTGGAGATCGGTTTCGCGACCTCGATCCGGCGGGAGTGGGACTGGCGGGTCTCCCGCGGTGAGTCGCTCGCGAACCTCAAGGCGTTCGAGCACCTGGTGCGGCCCGAGCAGGAGCACACTCCGGGGTCGCTGACGTCCGACTGA
- the mshA gene encoding D-inositol-3-phosphate glycosyltransferase, with protein sequence MTISRHRAASRPRRIAVLSVHTSPLEQPGTKDAGGMNVYISQTAVEMARRGTSVEVFTRATSSDQPPVVELAPGVLVRHVPAGPFEPLTRGELPSQLCAFTSGVLRTEAFQEPGYYDLIHSHYWLSGQVGWLARERWGVPLVHTAHTLAKVKNAALAHGDTPEPRTRVIGEEQVVAEADRLVVNTEVEAEQLVRLYGADPDAVRTVSPGVDLDRFRPGGVEGARAALGLSPEAVVLAFAGRIQPLKAPDVLLKAAATLVRRDPELRRRLVVLVAGGASGTGLDQPASLRRLAGELGIADLVRFLPPQGGQDLVNVYRAADVVAVPSHNESFGLVALEAQACGTPVVAARVGGLPVAVADGESGVLVPSHAPDDWADALARVALRPAVRAALARGASRHAARFSWQRTTEALLDTYAEATRAFHGTALEVAV encoded by the coding sequence GTGACGATCTCCCGGCACCGGGCGGCTTCGCGGCCGCGCCGGATCGCGGTGCTGTCCGTGCACACGTCGCCGCTGGAGCAACCCGGCACGAAGGACGCGGGCGGCATGAACGTCTACATCTCCCAGACGGCGGTGGAGATGGCGCGTCGCGGAACGAGTGTCGAGGTGTTCACGCGCGCGACGTCGTCCGACCAGCCACCGGTGGTGGAGCTCGCGCCCGGTGTGCTCGTGCGACACGTCCCCGCCGGACCGTTCGAGCCGCTGACTCGGGGCGAACTGCCGTCGCAGCTCTGCGCGTTCACGTCGGGGGTGCTGCGTACCGAGGCGTTCCAGGAGCCGGGCTACTACGACCTCATCCACTCGCACTACTGGCTGTCCGGCCAGGTCGGCTGGCTGGCGCGGGAACGCTGGGGTGTTCCCCTGGTCCACACGGCCCACACGCTGGCGAAGGTGAAGAACGCCGCGCTGGCGCACGGCGACACCCCCGAGCCGCGCACCCGGGTCATCGGCGAGGAGCAGGTGGTGGCCGAGGCCGACCGCCTCGTGGTGAACACCGAGGTCGAGGCCGAGCAGCTGGTGAGGCTCTACGGTGCCGATCCCGACGCCGTGCGGACCGTCTCGCCGGGGGTCGACCTGGACCGGTTCCGGCCCGGCGGCGTCGAGGGGGCCCGGGCCGCGCTGGGCCTGTCGCCCGAGGCGGTCGTCCTCGCGTTCGCGGGGCGCATCCAGCCGCTGAAGGCGCCGGACGTGCTGCTGAAGGCCGCGGCGACGCTCGTGCGCCGCGATCCGGAGCTGCGTCGTCGGCTGGTCGTGCTCGTCGCGGGCGGAGCCTCGGGAACGGGCCTGGACCAACCGGCGTCGCTGCGTCGGCTCGCGGGCGAGCTGGGCATCGCCGATCTCGTGCGCTTCCTGCCGCCGCAGGGCGGTCAGGACCTCGTCAACGTCTACCGCGCGGCGGACGTCGTCGCGGTGCCCAGCCACAACGAGTCGTTCGGGCTGGTCGCCCTCGAAGCGCAGGCGTGTGGCACGCCGGTGGTGGCCGCGCGGGTCGGCGGCCTGCCCGTCGCCGTCGCCGACGGTGAGTCCGGGGTGCTGGTGCCGTCCCACGCGCCCGACGACTGGGCCGATGCGCTCGCGCGGGTCGCGTTGCGTCCGGCGGTGCGGGCGGCCTTGGCTCGCGGAGCCTCCCGCCATGCGGCCCGGTTCTCGTGGCAGCGCACCACGGAGGCGCTGCTGGACACGTACGCGGAAGCCACGAGGGCCTTCCACGGCACGGCACTGGAGGTGGCGGTGTGA